The proteins below are encoded in one region of Taeniopygia guttata chromosome 15, bTaeGut7.mat, whole genome shotgun sequence:
- the CAMKK2 gene encoding calcium/calmodulin-dependent protein kinase kinase 2: MASLIVVTEHEAAGSASEEEMDVPGTEGFGDGRKLHLSGRKLSLQERPQPARSPGHGDGANERFIYPSLPYSPVTSPHSSPRLPRRPTVESNRVSITGLQDCVQLNQYKLKDEIGKGSYGVVKLAYNEDDNTYYAMKVLSKKKLMRQAGFPRRPPPRGAKAASEGCLQPRGPIEQVYQEIAILKKLDHPNVVKLVEVLDDPSEDHLYMVFELVKQGPVMEIPTLKPLSEDQARFYFQDLIKGIEYLHYQKIIHRDIKPSNLLVGEDGHVKIADFGVSNEFKGADALLTNTVGTPAFMAPETLSETRKIFSGKALDVWAMGITLYCFVFGQCPFMDERILSLHNKIKTQTLEFPDQPEITDFLKDLITRMLDKNPESRISVPEIKESTVQQPFAGDFWSFAPAGAWKGREAERMETKLHPWVTKNGAELLPTEDENCTLVEVTEEEVENSVKHIPSLATVILVKTMIRKRSFGNPFEGSKREERPLSSSGNLLPKQGSEDNLKCNDLPNVGEEELLS; encoded by the exons ATGGCCTCGCTCATCGTGGTGACCGAGCACGAGGCCGCGGGGAGCGCGAGCgaggaggagatggatgtgCCCGGCACTGAGGGCTTTGGGGATGGCCGCAAGCTGCACCTCTCCGGCCGcaagctgtccctgcaggagcgGCCGCAGCCTGCCCGCTCGCCCGGGCACGGCGACGGTGCCAACGAACGCTTCATCTACCCCTCCCTCCCCTACTCCCCCGTGACGTCCCCACACTCCTCCCCGCGGCTGCCGCGGCGGCCGACGGTGGAGTCCAACCGTGTGTCCATCACAGGATTGCAG GATTGTGTGCAGCTCAACCAGTACAAGCTGAAGGATGAGATTGGGAAG GGCTCCTATGGGGTGGTGAAGCTGGCCTACAATGAGGATGATAACACCTACTAT GCAATGAAGGTTCTCTCAAAAAAGAAGCTGATGAGACAGGCGGGCTTCCCCC gccgcccgccgccccgcggGGCCAAAGCTGCTTCCgagggctgcctgcagcccagagGGCCCATCGAACAGGTCTACCAGGAGATTGCCATCCTGAAGAAGCTGGACCACCCCAACGTGGTGAAGCTGGTGGAG GTCCTGGATGACCCCAGTGAGGATCACCTGTACATGG TGTTTGAGCTGGTGAAGCAGGG CCCTGTGATGGAAATCCCAACCTTGAAACCTCTCAGTGAGGACCAGGCTCGGTTCTACTTCCAGGATCTGATCAAGGGCATTGAATACT TGCACTATCAGAAGATAATCCATCGGGATATTAAACCTTCCAACCTCCTCGTGGGGGAAGATGGGCACGTCAAGATCGCCGACTTCGGAGTGAGCAACGAGTTCAAGGGAGCTGATGCCCTCTTAACCAACACAGTGGGCACTCCTGCCTTCATGGCCCCAGAGACCCTCTCAGAAACCAGGAAAATCTTCTCTGGAAAG GCTTTGGATGTCTGGGCCATGGGGATCACACTGTACTGCTTCGTGTTTGGGCAG TGCCCTTTTATGGATGAAAGGATCTTGAGTTTACACAATAAAATCAAGACCCAAACGTTGGAGTTCCCAGACCA GCCAGAAATTACAGACTTCTTGAAGGATTTGATTACACGGATGTTGGATAAAAATCCTGAATCTAGGATTTCGGTCCCAGAAATCAAG GAAAGTACTGTGCAACAGCCTTTCGCAGGAGATTTCTGGTCCTTCGCCCCTGCGGGAGCCTGGAAGGGGCGAGAAGCTGAGAGAATGGAGACCAAG TTGCACCCTTGGGTCACCAAGAACGGAGCGGAGCTGCTGCCCACGGAGGATGAGAACTGCACCCTTGTCGAGGTGACAGAGGAGGAAGTGGAGAATTCAGTCAAGCACATCCCCAGCCTGGCCACAGTG ATCTTGGTTAAAACCATGATCCGGAAGCGATCCTTTGGGAACCCGTTTGAGGGGAGCAAGAGGGAGGAGCGGCCATTGTCTTCCTCTGGGAACCTGCTGCC GAAACAAGGCAGTGAAGATAACCTGAAATGCAATGACTTGCCCAATGTGGGAGAGGAGGAACTTCTTTCTTGA